The region atccgaaaattcaatgaaaatatcataaaaattaattaatactctaaaaataaatctaaaataaaataaaagccccacagataaaatcaagaaataaacaacctaaatcctaatcaaatctaaaatttaaaaaggtgctaattaaggatagataaaaactaccaaaatctagcaaataaaaaataaaaattcataaaatcctaaattaaataaaaatatgaaaattcaataaaaattaattaataatctaaaaataaaataaaaaactcacaacataagagaaaaacaaacataaattttTCCTTTAGATTCAATACAAAATTGTTGGATGAAAAATtaactttaattttttgtttgaattaaaaaaaattgaaagttaaattttttttgaatttaaaattattgttcATAGGGAAATAAAGCATTCAATGTGTTGAAGAAAACGCGGTAAGAATGcaagaaaaatatcataaaatcatCCAAAAACACAACAATATGGTTGATATTTCATCTATGTTCTACCAAATAACAACATCGGTATTCTACATTAAGTCTAAGCCTACAATCTGAATCAGACACCCATCATATAGTAGGACATATGTTACCTTAGCACCCATAATTACTAACTCAACACTTTGCACACTGTTTATAGAAGATGCATATAAAGGAACagacaatcaatcaatataaatGGCCAGAAACATAGAAAAAAATGACTATAAATGGATCTCAAAACTTTCAGATGAATGATAAGTATCCTTCATCCCCCAGCATAAGAATCAATAATAACAATTCCAATAGGAACGGAAAGATCATATCTTTGCTACACAAATGTTAGACAATTGGACATATGAAAACATGAGACAAACAACGAAATTAAGCTATCAACTATATATTCTTCTTCTTATGCATCAAACTTTCAAATTAACTTCATTGAGAAACTAACAATATAGACTTTTTCTACTTGATAATCATGTTATTCTTTGAGAAGCATATAAGGAGtgataagtttttctttttagatACTACAGTCAAACAAATAGGGGAATGAAAAAAGGGAAACATATAAGCATAACCTTTCTCTCTCGCTCTGAAATTAGCTTCTCAAAATCGAGAAACCCAAATCAAATTCTCTCTCACATGTGCTAAGGAGATTACTACTTTTAAGGCATGACATGAATCTAAAAACTAAATAGTAAATGTCATGTAAACTTCAAACCTTTCAATGATAGCATCCCATGCTCCTTCTTATAGATATCCCCATCAACCTTGACCTGTCTTTGAgctatcaaaaaaaattgaaaataggaAGAGAAAATTAATGATATCACTTTCCAGAACCATAAAtctaaaaaaagggaaaaagtaaTAAATGATGAGAATCCATACATCAATTTTTCCATCATAGATCGTAGCACCAACTTGAGCAATATCGTGAGTCTCAAAGGTAATCACACCGCTCTGCCATGGGATTAACCCCGTCATTACGAATACTTTCTTCAACCTACAAATCAaggagaaaaaatcacaaatgttatttaacccaaaagtcCTGAAAATGAATAGAAGCCAAAGATATATAAGGAAtgtgttgaatatctgttaagatttagtatattattaatctaacaaagagataaaaagaaactaaatctatctaaacctatctctatttaaatagatattatctctatttaaaaaaatcaataaaagtaccataaaaattaattaatactctaaaaataaatcaaaaataaattaagataaaatcaagaaataaacaacctaaatcctaatcaaatctaaaatttaaaaaggtaataaataaagatagataaaaactacaaaaatctagcaaatcataataaaaactcataaaatcctgaattaataaaaaatccgaaaattcaataaaaattaattaatactctaaaaataaattataagattaattaatataaaatcatgaaataaacaacctaaatcctaatcaaatctaaaatttaaaaaggtactaaataaatatagataaaaactatcaaaatctaacaaatcacaataaaaactcataaaatcataaattaattaaaaatccgaaaattcaataaaaataaattaatactctaaaaataaaaaataaataagttaagataaaatcaagaaataaacaacctaaatcctaatcaaatctaaaatttaaaaatgtattttttttatgagaattaacctgagaatgacacgtgggttttattttatgagaattaacgtgagaacgacacgtcactgagaattaacgtgagaatgacacgtcactaaatcagtctgagggaagttcttcttttctaatatatattgatattgatattgatatgcCGAATTAAAAACACATTattgaaaaattcaaaaaagtcAGCATTTGTCTAATTattggaaaattaaaaaaaatgttggttgattataaatataattataattaaacgGTTTTTTAAAAAAGGTCAGCAAGAcccattttaaaaaaaagtatgaaTAAACATGATTTTAATGAGATAAAAAGTCACCTGAGATCCGTTTTGTTTCCTATAATAAAAATGAATGGTCATAATTGCAATAAATATTTGACTATGATAAAGAATGTGTGCTGACTTTTTTATGAATTAATTggcaattttaaataaaaattaaacaaaattaaatgGGATATTTAATGATTATTATTTAGCTATTCATGGATGTGGCACAAACCCAAATTAAAGGAGAAATTATCGCGTATTAAATTTTCTCATGTTGACAAAGttaataaaatttgaatttgaatcttAATCGTTTTTAAACACATTAATTGATGATTTGAATGATTATTTCATAGGTAGTGGGGATGACTTTTGTTAGCATTAATTAAGAgtttaaaaaaatctaattaacTAAATTTCAGCACCAAtggattgaaaaataaaataaaatcagcgGTTAATGAGATTTTTAATGATGAACGAATAGGTTGTCAATGATGGGCTGAATACCAAAATCAAGGAAAAATGGGCTATCTATAAATTGATCCAAATGAATTAGAGATTAACACTTGTCAGCTAATGAGAGGGGGTGGGTGAAAGTGAACCATGAAATGCCAACTCATCTAAGTGGGTCTCACAGAGTtattcttttctaaagtatatagatatagatatagattttaTAATGTATAAACTAAGGTGAAATACTTTTCAATTAATTAAACTAGCTAAAAAATTTCCCCAAAAACACACGGAATGCAGTATTAGCTCAAGTTTAAGACTTTAAGTCCATATTGCAGTTTTTACATTAATGGCAATTAATTCAATCAGTACATTTTTACCTTATTGAGTATAGTTTACTGGTAATGACATGATAGCAATAAATAGAAATATTTACACAAAAGATAatacatatatttttaaaaacataTTTGATTAGAATATTATAGGattcaaatgaaaatttgattacaaaaaaagttaaaagcacgcccagtgggactcGAACCCACAATCGCTTGATTAGAAGTCAAGCGCCTTATCCATTAGGCCATGGGCGCTGTTGATAACATTATTGAAACGTTTATATTTATTGATTTTGTATGCGAACGGATATTGCAAATTTTACAATTATTGATTCATTTCAGGCTTAATATTTTGGCTGCGGTTTGGAAtgtttattataaaatattttttcatttcctACTTGAAAATTAATTTCCGTTGCACAAAAATAATTCttagttgaaaaaaaaaaccacacctTACATTACCTACCCCTAAACACACTATTGACATACTTTAGTCTGTAACACAATTCGACAACAAGACGTCATTTTGTTGGTTTAGATATATCGTACTCCATCTTTTCAAATAAACCAAGATTCAATTGTAACAAGTTGTAACAAATTTTCGCATATACATAAAATTGTTATGGTACATATGTCATTCAATAGTATGCACTCGAATAATAGGATTACAAAACATAAAAAAGTGCTAAACAAAGCAGCTAATAAATTGATAGGATCAAAACAAGGATGGCAATTAAACTTGATGGATTAGACTTTTATTGATCAACCTTTATATATTCTAGTGAATCAAACACGCACCATGCTTAAGAATATGACTCATGCATCTACACCGGCCAGCTTAATCTTACTTCATTGATTGCTCACATGAGTAAATAGTTATAACTCTCATTCCTAAATATTGATCTCTCGGATAAATAGCAAAGATTGTTATCTTAAAGCTTTGATGTTCTAATGACTAACAAATCTAACTTTATTCTTAGCAATTAGATTCGATAGATGATTAACTTTATTTCGGACTCAAAACATTATATCTCTCGTTCACAAGTTGAATCTAGCAAAGTGTTATAGGTGATCAACCTAAAATATAGCATGAAGAATAAGAGAAATTAACTATATCTAACAACTATATGTATTAGAACTAAATCACAGAGAATACATAAGCAATGTCAAACAACTATATCTAATCTTATCATTGACGGAAATTaactatccattttcatggaaaTCTTTACAAATAAAGAAGGAAACTAGGACGAATCGAAGCTGTCAAGGTGTCCTGACATCGAATCTAGCctccaagcttccttctccaTGTTACACCTCTCCTTGTACTTTTAAGAGCCTAAGATCCAAGACGAACAAAGCTCTTAAGTTCTATCAAttgctttgtttttccctttCAAAGAAGCCTCTAGCCACCTTAATCTCACAAAGCGCGTGAAAACTTGCTTAATGAGTAGGTAATTTCTTCAAGGATGGGAAACATTTGCTCGCTCAGCGAGTTGTCTGTTTCAAAAACTTCATTCCACATTGCCTCGGATTCGTTGAGCGAGAGAAATCCCGTTGGTCCATAGTTAATTTACCGATCCAACTGTTCATAATGAATTTCCAGATGTTATGACCCTTATATATATATCCAAATTTTTCGCTCGATCTAACTGTAAATGAATACGGTATTGCAATTTATCTTAGACAACTTTGAACTTGAGGAATAAAAAAGTTGGAATTAGAATTGAAATTAACATAAATCTAAAAATTTACTAAGCTACTTGGTTAAAATAATGTATAATTGAACCATCAGTCACAAAAGTGCTAAGAATAATATGGAGGAAGATGTGAACTGAAAAATGATAAAGGAAAGAATTTGTGTGGCTGTTGGTAATAAGATACAGAATAAGAGAAGGAGAGATAAGGAGAGGGAGAGGCCTATTGGGGTCGGTGGCCCCAAACCATCATCTGCTAAGGACACAGTATAGCCTGTGCAAGAGCAGCACATAATAGTGACATAAATTACCTCACTATCACTTTGGTTACAATTTTACCACCCCTTAATTAATTTTACATTACAAAATGCACTAAAGATAGCTAGAGGGGAAAATatcaaaaacaaagaaaataaaatatatgacAATGGGTGGACAAGCATATCATTtggtatattatttttatttatatatatctaGATGACACCAAATTAGTGAAGAAGAGTTGCTAAGTTTTATGCAGAAGAAAACAATAGCCAGGAAGATTAGTAGGTATGCTGAGTGAAATGTTTTCTTCTCTTCGTCTCTTTATTGCTTCTGTCTCCCTAAGATACTTCCTTTCTTGGTGTCTTTTGGATTTTAATTCTTgagctttttgtttttgttttttgacaGACAACAAAAAAGCAAGGAAAAATTTAGCATATTTCAGGTCCTTCTTACttcattaattttcttgtgGTTTTTCCCTCCCTCCTTTTGTTAAGAGACAAGGAAACATGCAATTGAATTTTCCCTTTAGCAGAAGGATTCAAACATTTGATGATAAGTTTCACTTTTAGTTCAGATTTGCAAAAACAGCTATGGCGGCGGCttcctcatcatcttcaccattcTTTGGAATCAGAGAAGAAAATTCAAGTCAGATTACACATCTTCATCAATCCCCCACAGCTGCTTCCTCAGCCGCTCTCACCACCATGCCTCAGAAGAAACGGAGGAATCAACCCGGAACACCAAGCAAGTACCTTAAGATGAATTTCATTACttaaaacacacacacacacacacacaaatacAAACACCCTTTTCCATTATCTGTTGGTATACCTTCTCATTTCTCAAGTACAAAACACAAGGAAACCCTAAATCATGAATATGAGTTAGTGCTCTCTATTTCTTTGATTAACTGAAAAGAAGTTACTATGGTTGAGGTACATGCTTTCCTCCAAGTTTCTCATAAGCATGAGATGAGACTTcttgttataattttttaatgttttttgtttttactttttttctacTACTACTCAAATGCATATATGGCTTTCaaaaggattaaaaaaaaaacttagttcTTCAATTCTTGTGTATGTTCAAATTCAACaggcaattgaagcatagaattttcttttccttcaaaagaaaagaaattttattcatCCAAAACTTTCTGAGAACATTTCTATTTGATTAAGATATATAGCCAAAACTCCCACCATAGAATTTTCTAAAATTTGTTGTTTGGCATTATTTTTTTGGTGCAAAAAGGTCCAGATGCAGAAGTGATAGCATTGTCTCCCAAGACCCTAATGGCAACAAACAGGTTCATATGTGAGGTGTGCAATAAGGGGTTCCAAAGGGAGCAAAACCTACAGCTTCACAGAAGAGGACACAACCTGCCTTGGAAGCTAAAGCAGAAATCTAACAAAGAGCCAAGGAGAAAGGTTTATTTGTGTCCTGAGCCCACATGTGTCCATCATGACCCTTCAAGAGCTTTAGGGGACCTCACTGGGATCAAGAAGCACTACTCTCGCAAGCATGGTGAGAAGAAGTGGAAGTGTGAAAAGTGCTCTAAGAAGTATGCTGTTCAGTCAGATTGGAAAGCACATTCTAAGACTTGTGGCACTAGAGAATATAGATGTGATTGTGGCACCCTCTTCTCAAGGTAACAACAACAACCCAGTTACTCTTAATTACTTAGTCTTGCCTACATGAAACTTTATACACATGATCAATGTCAgtcataaattaattaaaattgaagAGTTTCCAACCTACACTAACAGtatgtttggattagcttttcttttattataacaaattttgaaaatcatTAGAAGCTATTCAGAAAAGTTTctgccataattgattctgacatcagaatcaattataaaatattttccgACCTGCACTAATAGCATGTTCAAAtcagcttttttttttccaaaattaattcTAACACCCCAAAAACtacttaaataagtttttctttagattaaataagtttttctttagaattgattctgactagctttagaatcaattgtaaaataattttcaaacatgGTAACTCATTTATGAAAAATTAGGGTTTCTTATTGTGTGgtatatttgattattttacACAAAATAAAAGATTTGATAGCTTGGAGTTTTTTCATTAATTATAACCATCTATCAAAGTGaaatatgtgaattcaatctgataattaataaattaattgatCAGGGGATATAGTAAGGGGATTCTAGTGTTGCAGCTGAAAGTTATATATactcaaaaacaaaattgagtAAAACATGAACAAGAGCTTTCTCCATTTCCTTGTTAGTTTGTGTATGGGTGTTAGTGGAGGTTATATGACAGGAGAATGCTCGCACGTGAAGTACACACTATTCAAATAGAgtactacaaaaaaaaattgaaatgtttTTTGAGAATGAAGGGAAAAAACAAGCAAGTTGAACTTTGGTTATAGGAAACAGTGCCCACATCCATATTATCCACATTCACGTGTAGTTAAGCAGCATTGTAAGAAGGGGGCACAGGCACAGTGACACTCACTGGGTTTGTTCTCACATGATGAGTTGGATGCTGGGTTTTTGTTCTCTTTCGTCTTGGCTTCttgtaacttaaaaaaaaatatataattttaatttctcaTCATTAATGTGCCAAATATTATGTCACGTACATTTCTCACATATATTCTGAAAATTAAATGTAGCAATTCTTTGATGGTACGCATGTCTTCAAATGAATTCTCTAGGTAGAAAATTGACAAGTATTGAGGTAGAGTGCATTTATTGAGCTGGCCCCATGTTGTGGTATTTGATTATTGACTTTCATCAAAGTTGCAAATAATTCTCTCTTTTATTGATCAAAGACAGAACTCAAAGTGGCAGTGTGATTTGGATTTCTTGGTTTGTATCATATTTTGGCATAATCCCGGGACCCTCTTCTTCTGTTGTAGAGTTTTTTCCCCTTAATTTCAAAATAGTATTGGTTCCAATTGcaaagaaatttaaaaaaatccccttaaattaaatcaacctccacttttttttataattattttttgcaTGTAGCTACTCGTTGGATTTGGTTGGTTATAATTGATGTATCTAGAACAATTGTACATTTCCAAAATTCGTTAGGTTGGACATTCGTTAGGTTACCTATATTCATCATCGAAATAAATGAATGGCTTTCTTTTAGAATTTTAGGTGATGGTGTAATAGCATAGTCGTTTGTTAATGAGGAAAATATAACTACCCTATTCTCTTAGTAAACTCTAAATGCCACATGCATGTAATAATAGTTTAGGCCTtaactgtcaaaaaaaaaaagtttaggcTTAGTTTATACTTGGCCTGATAAATTCAGCTTTCTATTGATCCCCTAGTGCTAATTTATAGAACTACAATTGACCTTTGTAAGATCTTGAATGACGAATGACATAAAATATACTTTGGATTTAGATTCGCTCTCGCCTCTCCCAGCCCTTTCCAATCAACGAATTAGCATAATTTCTTTAGTTTTATAAGTTGTTTAATGTTTGAATTAATCTTATTCATTGATTATAGAAATCGAAATACATGTACTAATGTtaatttctttgattttttttatatttttgcaGGCGTGATAGTTTCATCACTCATAGGGCCTTCTGTGATGCCCTAGCACAAGAAAGTGCAAGACTCCCAAATGGCTTAACTCCTTTGGGGACTAATTTGTATGGCACCCCCACAAATCACATGACCTTAGGCCTCTCACAAATTGGCACCCAAATTTCTCAGCAGCTTCAAAATCACAACCAAAATGCCACTAACAACAACACCTTGCGCCTTACCGGTGCCGCAAAGTTCGAGCATTTAATCCCATCTCTAAACCAATCCTCATCATTTGGAGTACAACACTCA is a window of Lotus japonicus ecotype B-129 chromosome 5, LjGifu_v1.2 DNA encoding:
- the LOC130718319 gene encoding protein indeterminate-domain 4, chloroplastic-like isoform X1, with translation MQKKTIARKISRQQKSKEKFSIFQFRFAKTAMAAASSSSSPFFGIREENSSQITHLHQSPTAASSAALTTMPQKKRRNQPGTPSPDAEVIALSPKTLMATNRFICEVCNKGFQREQNLQLHRRGHNLPWKLKQKSNKEPRRKVYLCPEPTCVHHDPSRALGDLTGIKKHYSRKHGEKKWKCEKCSKKYAVQSDWKAHSKTCGTREYRCDCGTLFSRRDSFITHRAFCDALAQESARLPNGLTPLGTNLYGTPTNHMTLGLSQIGTQISQQLQNHNQNATNNNTLRLTGAAKFEHLIPSLNQSSSFGVQHSPQQSIPSSAFFMTEPNQTFDQEPHQGPFSNKNLNGLMQLPDLQGNNNTNSNSPSNLFNLSFFPNSTMMDQFNNHQGTTSLYMNNNNNNPIISDHHQVGNSGLSSSLFGNSLQHENMSSPHMSATALLQKAAQMGSTATTTKGAGGSSILIRGMSTSSSTYNNNDSRSDTERDLVSDNNIATFGSDQRRGEGVNVIMRTNMENDRRNLHGLMINSITNGNNTSIFGNMQGNEKLPQNLDLSFGGSDKLTLDFLGVGGMMRNINSGGEHQQQRVMDPHDLKSAQSTQLHFGSSTMQ